The proteins below come from a single Gimesia chilikensis genomic window:
- the acnA gene encoding aconitate hydratase AcnA, which translates to MASGNPFGAEGQLTAAGGEFKYYRLQKLIDDGIGNIESLPYSIRVLLESCLRNVDGFVVNESDVHNLANWSAESPNPVEIPFKPGRVVLQDFTGVPAVVDLAALRSAMVRLGGDPQKINPLVRCDLVIDHSVQVDEFATKLSLQHNVEKEFERNQERYQFLRWGQQAFDNFGVVPPATGIVHQVNLEYLAKAVLTKDGVAYPDSLVGTDSHTTMINGLGVVGWGVGGIEAEAVMLGQPIYMLTPEVVGFRLEGKLPEGATATDLVLRIVQMLREHGVVGKFVEFYGPGLSNMSLADRATIANMAPEYGATIGFFPVDDETLNYMRRTGRTDAEVDLVERYYKEQGMFRTDSSPEPSFTSKLSLDISTIEVSLAGPKRPQDRIALTDMKSHWHSDLSSTFGKQDPSPTHAPVNYDGKDFELKDGSVVIAAITSCTNTSNPSVMLGAGLLAKKAAEKGLTRKPWVKTSLAPGSRVVTDYLEKAGVTPYLDELGFNLVGYGCTTCIGNSGPLPAPISKAINDNDIVAAAVLSGNRNFEGRISPDVRANYLASPPLVVAYALAGTTDIDLSTEPIGQDKDGNDVFLKDIWPSQAEVNAALESSINPEMFRDEYGKATQGSPEWQAIDGGDGDIFEWDAKSTYVQEPPFFVDMPAEPSPISSITGARVLVSVGDSVTTDHISPAGAIKADSPAGKYLQENGVTPADFNSYGSRRGNDRVMTRGTFANIRLSNLLAPGTSGGVTTYLPTGEQTSIYEASLQYKDAGTPLVVLAGGDYGMGSSRDWAAKGTFLLGVKAVIATSFERIHRSNLVGMGVLPLQFREGESREELGLDGTETYDIELDDNLKPGQAIRVTATKEDGTQVLFTVQCRVDTPVEVEYYRNGGILHKVLRDLAKA; encoded by the coding sequence ATGGCTTCCGGAAATCCTTTTGGCGCGGAAGGTCAATTAACAGCAGCCGGTGGTGAGTTTAAATACTACCGTTTACAGAAACTCATCGACGATGGCATTGGAAATATTGAGTCGCTGCCTTACTCGATTCGTGTGCTGCTGGAATCCTGCCTGCGTAACGTAGATGGGTTCGTCGTCAACGAGTCCGACGTGCACAATCTCGCCAACTGGAGTGCAGAATCTCCTAACCCGGTGGAAATCCCTTTCAAACCCGGTCGCGTGGTTTTACAGGACTTTACCGGCGTTCCCGCTGTGGTTGACCTGGCAGCTCTGCGAAGTGCCATGGTTCGACTGGGCGGCGATCCTCAGAAAATCAATCCACTGGTTCGCTGTGACCTCGTTATCGACCACAGTGTGCAGGTCGACGAATTCGCGACCAAGCTCTCGCTGCAGCACAACGTTGAAAAAGAATTCGAACGGAACCAGGAACGTTACCAGTTTCTCCGCTGGGGACAGCAGGCATTTGATAACTTCGGCGTTGTCCCACCAGCAACCGGGATCGTGCACCAGGTGAACCTTGAATACCTGGCCAAAGCCGTTCTGACCAAAGACGGAGTCGCTTACCCGGACAGCCTCGTCGGTACCGACAGTCACACCACCATGATCAACGGCCTGGGTGTCGTCGGCTGGGGCGTGGGTGGTATCGAAGCGGAAGCCGTGATGCTCGGACAGCCTATCTACATGCTGACCCCCGAAGTCGTCGGTTTCCGTCTGGAAGGCAAACTCCCTGAAGGCGCAACTGCGACTGACCTCGTACTCCGCATCGTCCAGATGCTCCGCGAACATGGCGTTGTCGGCAAGTTCGTTGAATTCTATGGACCTGGCCTGTCTAACATGAGCCTCGCCGACCGGGCTACTATCGCCAACATGGCTCCCGAATACGGGGCCACTATCGGATTCTTCCCCGTCGACGATGAAACTCTGAACTACATGCGTCGCACCGGACGTACCGACGCTGAAGTCGATCTGGTCGAGCGTTACTACAAAGAACAGGGTATGTTCCGCACGGACAGCTCACCTGAGCCGTCCTTCACCAGCAAACTGAGTCTGGATATTTCCACGATTGAAGTCTCGCTGGCCGGTCCCAAACGTCCACAGGACCGAATCGCATTGACTGACATGAAATCACACTGGCACAGCGATCTCAGCTCCACCTTCGGCAAGCAGGATCCTTCACCCACTCACGCTCCCGTGAACTACGATGGTAAGGATTTCGAACTTAAAGATGGTTCGGTGGTCATCGCCGCGATCACCAGTTGTACCAACACCAGTAACCCCTCAGTAATGCTCGGTGCCGGACTACTGGCAAAGAAAGCTGCTGAAAAAGGCCTGACCCGCAAGCCCTGGGTGAAAACCAGTCTGGCTCCCGGAAGCCGCGTTGTAACCGACTACCTTGAAAAAGCCGGTGTGACTCCCTACCTCGACGAACTTGGTTTCAACCTGGTTGGCTACGGCTGTACGACCTGTATTGGTAACAGTGGGCCACTGCCCGCACCGATCTCCAAAGCCATCAATGACAATGACATCGTTGCCGCTGCAGTTCTGTCTGGAAACCGGAACTTCGAAGGACGCATCAGCCCCGATGTCCGGGCAAACTACCTCGCCAGCCCGCCGCTGGTTGTGGCTTACGCCCTCGCAGGTACCACCGATATCGACCTCAGCACCGAGCCGATCGGCCAGGACAAAGATGGCAACGATGTCTTCCTGAAAGATATCTGGCCTTCACAGGCTGAAGTCAACGCGGCTCTCGAATCGTCTATCAACCCGGAAATGTTCCGTGATGAGTACGGCAAGGCGACCCAGGGTTCTCCTGAATGGCAGGCCATTGATGGTGGCGATGGTGACATCTTTGAATGGGATGCGAAAAGCACCTACGTTCAGGAACCTCCGTTCTTCGTCGATATGCCCGCAGAGCCGTCCCCGATCAGCTCCATCACTGGAGCCCGCGTCCTGGTCTCTGTAGGCGATTCCGTTACCACCGACCACATCTCCCCTGCTGGAGCCATCAAAGCAGATTCTCCCGCGGGTAAATACCTGCAGGAAAATGGAGTGACTCCTGCTGACTTTAACAGCTACGGTAGCCGTCGCGGAAACGACCGGGTCATGACCCGTGGTACCTTCGCGAACATTCGCCTGAGCAACCTGCTTGCCCCCGGAACCAGTGGTGGCGTTACCACCTACCTGCCCACCGGCGAACAGACTTCGATCTATGAAGCCTCACTGCAGTACAAAGACGCCGGCACGCCGCTGGTAGTGCTCGCTGGAGGTGACTACGGAATGGGATCGTCTCGTGACTGGGCTGCCAAGGGAACCTTCCTGCTGGGCGTCAAGGCTGTCATCGCGACTTCCTTTGAGCGGATTCACCGTTCCAACCTGGTCGGCATGGGTGTCCTGCCGCTGCAGTTCCGCGAAGGCGAAAGTCGCGAAGAGCTGGGCCTCGATGGTACTGAAACTTATGACATTGAACTGGACGACAACCTGAAGCCAGGTCAGGCGATCCGTGTGACCGCCACCAAAGAGGACGGCACACAGGTCCTGTTTACCGTTCAGTGTCGTGTCGATACCCCCGTTGAAGTCGAATACTATCGCAACGGCGGAATTCTGCACAAAGTTCTCCGTGATCTGGCCAAAGCCTGA
- a CDS encoding neutral/alkaline non-lysosomal ceramidase N-terminal domain-containing protein, whose amino-acid sequence MHYLTQFRAGILLLLISCVCLSQTPKSYADEALWKAGSASAVITPQEDLWMAGYGGRTKPADGKIHDLWLKVLVIEAHDGHRGVIVSTDTLGIPQSIYNNVCAALKKKFDLDRSQIMLNASHTHCGPVLRGALHDIYPLNKEQIAQVNKYSTQLEQKLVDAVTTAIKNLEPASLWTGEGHTSFAVNRRNNMEADVPKLRKEGKLTGPIDHSVPILAVKDKNGKLKTIVFGYACHNTTLGIQQWCGDYAGFAQYDLEAMFPGVTAMFYMGCGADQNPLPRRTMELAQSYGSRLAHTVADTVRLPMVELDPVLKTEIEIIDIKLGDAPTKEELEKLAAGNQNNYRNRWGARLLKQLNSGKPFRTSYPFPVQVWLMGKRQLWITIGGEVVVDYALGMKKLFGDSTWIAGYCNDVMAYTPSLRVLEEDVPPRKSSRWGYEGNTSMAVYGMPANRWSDEIEDKIVESAQRQVEKVRNGK is encoded by the coding sequence ATGCATTATCTAACGCAGTTTCGCGCCGGCATTCTACTTTTGTTGATTTCCTGTGTCTGTCTTTCACAAACTCCAAAGAGTTACGCTGACGAGGCACTCTGGAAAGCCGGTTCTGCCAGTGCTGTGATCACCCCGCAGGAAGATCTCTGGATGGCTGGCTACGGTGGTCGCACCAAACCGGCTGACGGAAAGATCCACGACCTCTGGCTCAAAGTACTGGTCATTGAAGCGCACGACGGGCATCGTGGCGTGATCGTCTCGACCGATACCCTGGGAATTCCTCAGTCGATCTATAACAATGTCTGTGCCGCACTGAAGAAGAAATTTGATCTCGATCGCAGCCAGATCATGCTCAATGCATCCCACACCCACTGTGGCCCTGTGTTACGCGGTGCTCTGCATGATATTTACCCCTTGAATAAAGAACAGATCGCACAGGTCAACAAGTATTCCACGCAGTTGGAACAGAAACTCGTCGATGCCGTCACCACCGCAATCAAGAATCTGGAGCCCGCAAGCCTCTGGACCGGCGAAGGCCACACCAGTTTCGCAGTGAACCGCCGCAACAATATGGAAGCCGATGTTCCCAAACTGCGAAAAGAGGGAAAGCTTACAGGCCCCATCGATCACAGCGTCCCGATTCTGGCCGTGAAAGATAAAAACGGTAAGCTGAAAACCATCGTGTTCGGCTACGCCTGTCACAACACCACTCTGGGAATTCAGCAGTGGTGTGGCGACTATGCAGGCTTCGCTCAGTACGACCTCGAAGCCATGTTCCCTGGCGTGACCGCCATGTTCTATATGGGCTGTGGTGCTGACCAAAACCCACTCCCCCGCCGAACCATGGAATTGGCTCAGTCCTATGGGTCCCGTCTGGCTCATACCGTCGCCGATACCGTCCGTCTGCCGATGGTCGAACTCGATCCTGTGCTGAAAACCGAAATCGAAATTATTGACATCAAACTGGGTGATGCTCCGACTAAAGAAGAGCTCGAAAAACTCGCCGCCGGTAATCAGAATAACTACCGTAACCGCTGGGGAGCCCGGCTGCTCAAGCAACTCAACTCGGGTAAACCGTTCCGGACCTCCTATCCCTTTCCGGTTCAGGTCTGGCTGATGGGCAAGCGACAGCTCTGGATCACCATCGGCGGTGAGGTTGTCGTCGACTACGCCCTGGGAATGAAAAAGTTGTTCGGCGACAGTACCTGGATCGCAGGCTACTGTAACGATGTGATGGCCTATACTCCTTCTCTCCGTGTTCTGGAAGAAGACGTGCCTCCCCGCAAGTCATCCCGCTGGGGCTACGAAGGCAACACATCGATGGCCGTCTATGGAATGCCCGCCAACCGCTGGTCCGACGAAATTGAAGACAAAATCGTCGAGAGTGCCCAGCGACAGGTCGAGAAGGTCCGCAATGGAAAATAG
- a CDS encoding RluA family pseudouridine synthase codes for MKPAYETDLIVEDYLDGSRIDRFLSRHFRNYSTHRLQRIVQAGFAKVNGIPAEPLQRVFRGQQISILLPEPPDKTYQPEDLSLEILYEDAWLVIVNKPPAMIAHPAGNIHSGTVANALQHYLDQQTGIRSLLRPGIVHRLDQFTSGILIVAKEHLGHRSLSIQFQQNRVSKAYLAIIRDQPRDDHFENDAAIGEHPTQAGVCMSTHPQAKKAKSAYTRFEVLERYTGYSLVRAFPQTGRLHQIRVHLADLGFPIIADDFYGNDERLETDRCLISRQALHAEQIEFAHPVTGLKMKLSAGAPDDFHQALERLRSA; via the coding sequence ATGAAACCAGCCTACGAAACCGATCTGATTGTCGAGGATTACCTTGATGGTTCCCGCATCGATCGGTTTCTCAGCCGTCATTTCAGAAACTACTCGACGCACCGTCTGCAACGCATCGTTCAGGCAGGGTTTGCCAAGGTCAATGGCATCCCTGCCGAACCGTTGCAACGAGTCTTCCGCGGTCAGCAGATCAGCATTCTCCTGCCTGAACCGCCGGACAAAACCTATCAGCCTGAAGATTTATCCCTGGAGATCCTCTATGAGGATGCATGGCTGGTCATCGTCAACAAACCGCCGGCGATGATCGCCCATCCCGCGGGGAATATCCACTCGGGTACTGTGGCTAACGCGTTACAGCATTACCTCGATCAGCAGACGGGAATCCGCAGTCTGCTGCGTCCTGGAATCGTGCATCGGCTCGACCAGTTTACCAGCGGCATTCTGATTGTCGCCAAAGAGCATCTGGGACACCGCAGTCTCTCGATTCAGTTTCAGCAGAACCGGGTCAGTAAAGCATATCTGGCGATCATTCGCGACCAGCCTCGGGACGATCACTTTGAGAACGATGCTGCCATCGGTGAGCATCCCACCCAGGCCGGGGTCTGTATGTCGACACACCCGCAGGCGAAAAAGGCCAAATCCGCTTATACCCGTTTCGAAGTCCTTGAACGGTATACCGGATACTCGCTGGTCCGTGCTTTTCCACAGACGGGACGCCTGCATCAGATCCGCGTGCATCTGGCCGATCTTGGCTTTCCTATTATCGCCGACGACTTCTATGGCAACGATGAACGACTGGAAACAGATCGCTGTCTGATTTCGCGACAGGCATTACACGCTGAACAGATCGAGTTTGCACATCCGGTGACGGGATTGAAAATGAAGCTCTCCGCGGGAGCGCCTGATGATTTCCACCAGGCGCTCGAGCGGTTACGGAGCGCCTAA
- a CDS encoding Bax inhibitor-1/YccA family protein, which translates to MNNYSPDYYDQDTTAGRGMFAIDAIAEERAAFIRKTYMHLTGAIFVFMGLEFIIFSSPTLLRGVLSLFSVSPWIILIAFLGASWLASSLASSAKSLGTQYLGLGLYTLAEAIIFVPILFLASQMSNPTVIPIAAVITLCIFGGLTAYVLVTGADFSFLGGGLTIALLAAIGIAIGAAIFGISLGLWFAAAMVVLMSGFILYETSNVLHQYSTDQYVSASLALFASVATLFWYVLRIVMMFASED; encoded by the coding sequence ATGAACAACTACAGTCCTGACTACTATGACCAGGATACGACGGCCGGCCGCGGTATGTTTGCAATCGATGCGATTGCAGAAGAGCGCGCTGCTTTCATCCGCAAAACGTACATGCACCTGACCGGTGCGATCTTTGTATTTATGGGACTGGAATTTATCATTTTCAGTTCGCCTACCTTACTGCGCGGCGTACTGAGCCTGTTCAGCGTTAGTCCCTGGATTATTCTGATTGCCTTCCTGGGTGCCAGCTGGTTAGCCAGTTCACTGGCATCAAGTGCCAAGTCTCTGGGGACACAGTATCTGGGACTGGGGTTATATACCCTGGCGGAAGCGATTATCTTTGTGCCGATCCTGTTTTTGGCCAGTCAGATGTCGAATCCGACCGTGATTCCGATTGCGGCGGTCATTACCCTCTGTATCTTCGGAGGCTTGACAGCGTACGTACTCGTGACGGGAGCTGACTTCTCCTTCCTGGGCGGGGGACTGACGATTGCCTTGCTGGCAGCAATCGGGATTGCCATCGGGGCTGCGATCTTTGGAATCTCCCTGGGACTCTGGTTTGCTGCTGCGATGGTAGTGCTGATGAGTGGTTTCATTCTGTATGAAACTTCAAATGTCCTGCATCAGTACTCGACCGATCAGTACGTTTCGGCTTCACTGGCGCTGTTCGCCTCCGTCGCCACCCTGTTCTGGTATGTGCTGCGGATCGTAATGATGTTTGCTTCGGAAGACTAA
- the msrP gene encoding protein-methionine-sulfoxide reductase catalytic subunit MsrP, with protein sequence MNHLLRKIWHVPEHAHTPESVYQNRKSHRREFLKLMGYGLGIAGFADLLSGCEQATKEEIEQAGAVEPLPEALQSVYPAKRNEAFKYGRPETAEIEAEEFTNFYEFTGPTSKEAWKYVGKFQTTPWAVSIEGECAKPRTFDLDDLYREMQFEERAYRHRCVETWAMCVPWTGFPLASLLKLVEPKPSAKYVAFETFNKPQEAPYMERSGAGTWPWPYTEGLTIEEAMNELAFIATGLYGKPLLKQNGAPIRLVVPWKYGFKSGKSIVKIKLTAEQPATFWNTVNPGEYGFVANVNPDQPHPRWSQRTEWMLGTEKRYDTKIYNGYGEYVGGLYTG encoded by the coding sequence ATGAATCACCTGCTCCGAAAAATCTGGCATGTCCCGGAACACGCCCACACCCCAGAATCCGTTTATCAGAATCGCAAATCGCATCGCCGTGAATTCCTCAAGTTGATGGGTTACGGTCTGGGTATCGCCGGGTTTGCTGATCTACTCTCCGGCTGTGAACAGGCAACCAAGGAAGAGATCGAACAGGCGGGAGCAGTGGAACCTCTGCCGGAAGCCCTGCAGTCCGTCTATCCGGCTAAGCGGAATGAAGCTTTCAAATACGGACGCCCCGAAACAGCGGAAATTGAAGCAGAAGAGTTTACGAACTTCTACGAATTCACAGGCCCCACGAGCAAAGAGGCCTGGAAGTACGTCGGAAAATTCCAGACCACACCCTGGGCGGTCTCCATCGAAGGGGAATGTGCCAAACCCCGCACGTTCGACCTCGATGACCTCTACAGGGAAATGCAGTTCGAAGAGCGGGCCTACCGCCATCGTTGCGTCGAAACCTGGGCCATGTGTGTGCCTTGGACCGGTTTCCCGCTGGCCAGCCTGCTCAAGCTGGTTGAACCGAAACCCTCAGCCAAGTACGTCGCCTTTGAAACGTTCAACAAACCCCAGGAGGCGCCTTACATGGAGAGAAGTGGAGCTGGCACCTGGCCCTGGCCTTATACCGAAGGTCTGACCATTGAGGAAGCGATGAACGAACTCGCCTTCATCGCCACCGGCCTGTATGGGAAGCCGCTGTTGAAACAGAATGGAGCGCCGATCCGTCTGGTCGTTCCCTGGAAATATGGATTCAAATCGGGTAAATCGATCGTGAAGATCAAACTCACTGCAGAGCAACCCGCGACCTTCTGGAACACGGTAAATCCAGGGGAATACGGGTTCGTCGCCAATGTGAACCCGGATCAGCCTCATCCTCGCTGGAGCCAACGCACGGAATGGATGCTGGGCACTGAGAAACGCTACGACACCAAGATTTACAATGGTTACGGGGAATATGTTGGCGGTCTCTACACAGGCTGA
- the sthA gene encoding Si-specific NAD(P)(+) transhydrogenase — protein sequence MKFDIVIIGSGPAGQKAAIAASKLGKRVAIIERNFRGMGGVCLHKGTIPSKTMREAILYLTGYRHRDVYSKWYRRKRRVTMQDLRLKLADVAEHELEIIHDQLERNGVDIFIGEAQFVSPHEVAVDCETGRKILHGDYILVATGTKPSRPPHIPFDGETIFDSDEIIDLKQIPRSMIVVGGGVIGIEYAIMFATLGVEVTVLDGREHLLEFCDREIIDALIHHARSLGMVFRMGEEVVGIERFSDSMAAVQTESGKRLVADSVLYTVGRVGDADELNFQAAGLEPDERGRLWCNEDHQTWVPHIYGAGDIVGFPALASVSMEQGRRVICNAFNEPFEAFDLMPYGLFTIPEISMVGKTEQQLTEAHIPYEVGAARYREIARGQISGDRDGMLKILFHRETLKILGIHAIGEAATEIVHIGQTVMSFGGTIEYFRNAVFNYPTMAECYKVAAFDALEKMSLDRLFEASKTSKAAAPLNKELQEAQDEASSVEVLTQTK from the coding sequence ATGAAATTCGACATTGTAATTATCGGAAGCGGTCCCGCTGGTCAGAAGGCGGCGATAGCAGCTTCGAAACTGGGGAAGCGGGTTGCGATCATTGAACGTAACTTTCGCGGCATGGGGGGCGTCTGTCTGCATAAGGGGACGATTCCTTCCAAGACGATGCGCGAAGCAATCTTATATTTAACCGGATATCGGCATCGGGACGTCTACAGCAAATGGTATCGTCGGAAGCGGCGAGTCACGATGCAGGACCTGCGGCTGAAGCTGGCAGACGTAGCAGAGCATGAACTGGAAATCATCCACGATCAGCTTGAGCGAAACGGCGTCGACATCTTTATTGGAGAAGCTCAGTTCGTCAGCCCGCATGAAGTGGCTGTCGACTGTGAGACCGGACGCAAGATTTTGCACGGGGATTACATTCTGGTCGCTACCGGCACCAAGCCTTCGCGGCCCCCTCACATCCCCTTTGATGGCGAAACGATTTTTGATTCCGATGAAATTATCGACCTGAAACAGATTCCCCGTTCAATGATCGTTGTGGGCGGCGGTGTAATTGGCATCGAATACGCGATCATGTTCGCCACTTTGGGGGTCGAAGTTACCGTACTCGATGGTCGGGAGCACCTGCTCGAGTTCTGTGATCGTGAAATTATTGACGCCCTGATTCATCATGCCCGATCACTGGGAATGGTTTTCCGGATGGGCGAAGAAGTCGTTGGGATTGAGCGGTTTTCCGATTCAATGGCCGCGGTGCAGACCGAGAGTGGCAAACGACTGGTAGCCGATTCGGTATTGTATACCGTGGGACGGGTGGGAGATGCGGACGAACTGAATTTCCAGGCCGCGGGGCTCGAACCGGATGAACGCGGTCGTCTGTGGTGCAACGAAGATCATCAGACCTGGGTACCTCATATTTACGGTGCGGGCGATATTGTAGGTTTTCCTGCTCTGGCCAGTGTGTCTATGGAGCAGGGTCGTCGTGTGATCTGTAACGCCTTTAATGAGCCATTTGAAGCGTTTGATCTGATGCCTTACGGGCTGTTTACGATCCCGGAAATTTCGATGGTGGGTAAAACCGAACAGCAGCTGACTGAAGCGCACATTCCTTATGAAGTCGGCGCGGCCCGTTATCGTGAAATTGCCCGCGGGCAGATCTCGGGTGACCGGGACGGGATGTTGAAGATTCTGTTTCACCGTGAGACGCTCAAGATTTTAGGGATCCACGCGATCGGGGAAGCGGCAACCGAAATCGTACACATCGGACAGACGGTAATGTCATTTGGCGGCACGATTGAATATTTCCGTAACGCTGTATTCAATTACCCGACGATGGCAGAATGCTATAAAGTCGCGGCTTTCGATGCACTGGAAAAAATGAGTCTGGATCGACTCTTCGAAGCATCTAAGACATCCAAAGCAGCAGCTCCGTTGAATAAAGAGCTGCAGGAGGCACAGGACGAAGCATCCTCAGTGGAAGTCCTCACTCAGACGAAGTGA